In one Vulgatibacter incomptus genomic region, the following are encoded:
- a CDS encoding RDD family protein, producing the protein MSQSTQTKGSARRQGSPYPKAELAPRLLAKAVDLFVAGLFAWFIPSVGVAMALAYLLFADGLPNGQSPGKRLLGVKAVHVPTRRSCTPAQSLVRNLPIAIGFAFLTNVFLAMVAIPIALFELYMASSDALGVRIGDIFADTQVIDGKVPLDVRASTEDLLRRAHALGRDVGGPAEVQTRDAAP; encoded by the coding sequence ATGAGCCAGAGCACGCAGACCAAGGGCAGCGCCCGCCGGCAAGGCTCGCCCTATCCGAAGGCGGAGCTGGCTCCCAGGCTCCTGGCGAAGGCGGTTGACCTCTTCGTCGCGGGCCTCTTCGCCTGGTTCATCCCCTCCGTCGGCGTGGCGATGGCGCTCGCCTATCTGCTCTTCGCCGACGGCCTCCCCAACGGGCAGTCCCCGGGCAAGCGGCTCCTGGGCGTGAAGGCGGTTCACGTTCCCACGCGTCGCTCCTGCACACCGGCCCAGTCGCTCGTGCGGAACCTGCCGATCGCGATCGGCTTCGCGTTCCTCACGAACGTCTTCCTCGCGATGGTCGCGATCCCGATCGCGCTCTTCGAGCTCTACATGGCGTCGAGCGACGCCCTCGGTGTCCGGATCGGCGACATCTTCGCCGATACCCAGGTGATCGACGGCAAGGTCCCCCTCGACGTGCGCGCCTCGACGGAGGACTTGCTGCGGCGGGCCCACGCGCTGGGGCGGGACGTGGGAGGCCCCGCGGAGGTCCAGACCCGCGACGCCGCTCCCTGA
- the hemB gene encoding porphobilinogen synthase — translation MIRGRRLRRGEALRSLVRETELSVSDLILPLFVEPGKGIRRPIASMPGVFNHSVDTLVEEAKRAHDLGIPAVLLFGVPDHKDELGTSGYEDDGIVPTAVRALKEAAPGLLVITDVCLCEYTVHGHCGVLRHGEVQNDETLPLLARTALAYARAGADIVAPADMMDGRVHAIRQTLDESGFSQLPIMSYAAKYASAFYGPFRDAAQSAPSEGDRRGYQMDPANAREALRMVKRDVEEGADIVMVKPALAYLDVIRRVRDEVDVPVAAYNVSGEYAMLQAAARNGWIDGPRAILETLTSIKRAGADLIITYHALEAAQALR, via the coding sequence ATGATCCGTGGCCGCCGACTCCGCCGAGGCGAGGCCCTTCGCTCCCTGGTCCGGGAGACCGAGCTCTCGGTCTCCGATCTGATCCTTCCGCTCTTCGTCGAGCCGGGGAAGGGCATCCGCCGGCCCATCGCCTCGATGCCCGGCGTCTTCAACCACTCGGTCGACACCCTCGTGGAGGAGGCGAAGCGGGCCCACGACCTCGGGATCCCGGCCGTCCTCCTCTTCGGCGTGCCGGACCACAAGGACGAGCTGGGCACCTCGGGCTACGAGGACGACGGGATCGTCCCCACGGCCGTGCGGGCGCTGAAGGAGGCCGCCCCTGGCCTGCTGGTCATCACGGACGTCTGCCTCTGCGAGTACACGGTCCACGGCCACTGCGGCGTCCTCCGCCACGGTGAGGTGCAGAACGACGAGACGCTCCCGCTCCTGGCGCGCACGGCGCTGGCCTACGCGAGGGCCGGTGCCGACATCGTCGCGCCTGCCGATATGATGGACGGCAGGGTCCACGCGATCCGGCAGACCCTCGACGAGAGCGGCTTCAGCCAGCTCCCGATCATGAGCTACGCGGCCAAGTACGCCTCGGCCTTCTACGGGCCCTTCCGCGACGCGGCCCAGAGCGCGCCGAGCGAGGGGGACCGCCGCGGCTACCAGATGGATCCCGCGAATGCGCGGGAGGCGCTGCGCATGGTGAAGCGGGACGTGGAGGAGGGCGCCGACATCGTGATGGTGAAGCCGGCCCTCGCCTACCTGGACGTGATCCGCCGGGTGCGCGACGAGGTGGACGTGCCGGTGGCCGCGTACAACGTGTCCGGCGAGTACGCGATGCTCCAGGCCGCCGCCCGGAACGGGTGGATCGATGGCCCCAGGGCGATCCTCGAGACCCTGACCTCGATCAAGCGCGCCGGCGCCGACCTGATCATCACGTACCACGCGCTGGAGGCGGCCCAGGCCCTCCGATGA
- a CDS encoding WecB/TagA/CpsF family glycosyltransferase, translating to MRVEIAGIPVDCLTAQEVVARAMAHCEGADSPPLTILSCNVDMVVKASRDPGFARALASGGIVTADGMPIVWLGRRMGARVPERVAGSELVPLLAEACAAAGRRIFLFGAAPGVADGAAEVLRRKHPNLAVAGVLSPPMGFEKDGDRLGETLDAVKRAAPDVLFVAMGAPRQERFIAEHAHALGAKVILGIGGSLDMLAGRVRRAPPWVQRSGFEWLWRLSREPRRLFRRYLVEDVAFLPIAWRALRRRGD from the coding sequence ATGAGGGTGGAGATCGCGGGGATTCCGGTCGATTGCCTCACGGCCCAGGAGGTCGTCGCCCGGGCGATGGCCCACTGCGAGGGGGCGGACTCGCCCCCGCTGACGATCCTCTCCTGCAACGTGGACATGGTGGTGAAGGCGTCTCGCGATCCGGGCTTCGCCAGGGCCCTCGCGAGCGGCGGCATCGTCACCGCCGACGGCATGCCCATCGTCTGGCTCGGCCGCCGCATGGGCGCCCGGGTTCCGGAGCGGGTGGCCGGCTCCGAGCTCGTGCCGCTCCTGGCGGAGGCCTGCGCCGCTGCCGGTCGGCGGATCTTCCTCTTCGGCGCCGCGCCCGGGGTCGCCGACGGCGCCGCCGAAGTGCTCCGTCGCAAGCATCCGAACCTGGCCGTGGCGGGCGTGCTCTCGCCCCCCATGGGCTTCGAGAAGGACGGCGATCGCCTGGGCGAAACGCTGGACGCGGTGAAGCGCGCGGCCCCCGACGTGCTCTTCGTGGCGATGGGCGCGCCTCGCCAGGAGCGGTTCATCGCCGAGCACGCCCATGCCCTTGGCGCGAAGGTGATCCTGGGGATCGGCGGCAGCCTCGACATGCTCGCGGGCCGGGTGCGGCGGGCGCCGCCGTGGGTGCAGCGGAGCGGCTTCGAATGGCTCTGGCGCCTCTCCCGAGAACCGCGCCGCCTCTTTCGCCGCTACCTGGTGGAGGACGTCGCCTTCCTGCCGATCGCTTGGCGGGCGCTTCGCCGCAGGGGGGATTGA
- a CDS encoding O-antigen ligase family protein, translated as MEILANASKITVGPRLRLALDASLASCALAIGGGLPFAWAVVVPAALFALAARPYRPTALGKPYALFGLAFGVGTLIAPGASLTAAHAWAMGRPGVAIPLTGAVRDGSRAFRLAVLFVFAVGLRAIVELVGSRPESFPITFLSTAALVLLAASWLVGAGGGRARIVGAVAALPVALVTWRAGSPTAWLALAGAVATMAILGRRPLRAAPILLAALGLSWASAVVFAPSTPGDSGQGLGFLWSRTLEALAREPIGIGAGNFAARTGEALAAQGLEPQDHPRNSLLAVWTEHGPLGLVAAFWLYCASFAALRRGWKGLPEADSAARSIVLGAAGAVGLLLAWSFDHEPLSEPLIGFALGFLLSLGLAAAGEAALPSAEEGLLYDGGSAPEERARKAAAGAALAIAGAALGGTASLGLVTPALARASLWLLAALVALHLPWFGGSLARSLRGLIVFVGAAILATRPFTAALAPGSAEWWRSASAGAALCGLGAAIAGAGHAIRRPGRIGPAPVAGALCCLGVLGFVGSLDYGVVRDFAAGFEPLLSYNFAVAACLVSMLFVAWSGPLSFGEADLQGRARHLARLPAAAVAVGLAAVAMAGLR; from the coding sequence GTGGAGATCCTCGCCAACGCTTCAAAGATCACGGTAGGCCCTCGCCTCCGCCTCGCGCTCGACGCCTCGCTGGCGTCCTGTGCGCTCGCGATCGGCGGCGGCCTCCCCTTTGCGTGGGCGGTCGTGGTCCCCGCAGCGCTGTTCGCGCTGGCGGCGCGGCCCTACCGCCCGACCGCCCTCGGCAAGCCCTACGCGCTCTTCGGCCTGGCATTCGGCGTGGGCACGCTGATCGCCCCCGGGGCGAGCCTGACCGCTGCACACGCATGGGCGATGGGCCGGCCTGGTGTCGCGATTCCGCTGACGGGAGCGGTGCGCGACGGCTCCCGGGCGTTTCGACTGGCGGTGCTCTTCGTCTTCGCAGTGGGTCTCAGGGCGATCGTCGAGCTCGTCGGGTCCCGCCCGGAGTCGTTCCCGATCACCTTCCTCTCCACGGCGGCGCTGGTGCTCCTCGCCGCCTCGTGGCTCGTCGGCGCCGGTGGGGGCCGCGCCCGGATCGTCGGCGCGGTAGCGGCGCTGCCGGTCGCCCTCGTCACGTGGAGGGCAGGGTCGCCGACGGCCTGGCTCGCCCTGGCGGGAGCCGTCGCGACGATGGCGATCCTCGGACGCCGGCCGCTGCGGGCGGCCCCGATCCTCCTCGCCGCCCTCGGTCTCTCGTGGGCCTCCGCGGTCGTTTTTGCTCCTTCGACTCCCGGTGATTCGGGTCAGGGGCTGGGCTTCCTCTGGTCCCGGACCCTCGAGGCGCTGGCCCGGGAGCCGATCGGCATCGGGGCGGGGAACTTCGCGGCGCGGACCGGCGAGGCCCTCGCCGCCCAGGGCCTCGAGCCGCAGGACCACCCCAGGAACAGCCTCCTCGCGGTGTGGACCGAGCACGGCCCGCTGGGCCTGGTGGCGGCGTTCTGGCTCTACTGCGCGAGCTTCGCCGCCCTGAGGCGGGGCTGGAAGGGCCTCCCGGAGGCCGACTCCGCCGCCCGCTCCATCGTGCTGGGCGCCGCTGGCGCCGTGGGCCTTCTGCTGGCGTGGTCCTTCGACCACGAACCCCTCAGCGAGCCGCTGATCGGCTTCGCCCTCGGCTTCCTCCTCTCGCTGGGCCTCGCGGCGGCGGGGGAGGCGGCGCTCCCGTCCGCCGAGGAAGGCCTGCTCTATGACGGAGGGTCCGCGCCCGAGGAGCGGGCGAGGAAGGCCGCCGCTGGCGCCGCCCTCGCGATCGCCGGCGCAGCTCTCGGGGGGACCGCCTCGCTCGGACTGGTGACGCCCGCCCTCGCCCGGGCGTCGCTCTGGCTCCTGGCCGCGCTCGTCGCGCTCCACCTCCCCTGGTTCGGCGGATCCCTGGCGCGCTCCCTCCGCGGGCTCATCGTCTTCGTCGGCGCCGCGATCCTGGCGACGAGGCCGTTCACTGCAGCGCTGGCGCCGGGCTCGGCCGAGTGGTGGAGGTCCGCCTCCGCAGGCGCGGCCCTCTGCGGATTGGGCGCCGCGATCGCGGGCGCCGGCCACGCGATCCGGCGTCCGGGGCGGATCGGCCCGGCTCCGGTGGCGGGGGCGCTCTGCTGCCTCGGCGTCCTGGGCTTCGTGGGATCGCTGGACTACGGGGTCGTCCGTGACTTCGCGGCAGGCTTCGAGCCGCTGCTCTCCTACAACTTCGCCGTGGCGGCCTGCCTGGTCTCGATGCTCTTCGTGGCGTGGTCGGGACCGCTCTCCTTCGGGGAGGCCGATCTCCAGGGGCGGGCCCGGCACCTGGCCCGCCTCCCGGCGGCGGCGGTGGCGGTGGGCCTCGCGGCGGTCGCGATGGCGGGGCTCCGATGA
- a CDS encoding LptF/LptG family permease: MRKPSIFDWYFGSTFAKTAVATLSGVLAVVLVVDFADRAYSFTGEGWLLNVIRLYVNLAADFGYQVTPGALVLAAGLTTSAVRVQGELTAYYSLGNRPGRMIASILTSCALIVTGIVLVNEWVVVGAASRAEEMKRNFGRKPGDFRAYLEQQRWFRSGSWVYNLRQASDSGFEGVSLYRLDPDFRLVQRIDAGTMEWDPAGRWRLSDVTVSDFDQGERSHAERLPTLELELPEGLGDLRIKTGKPRQMSLVQLYHQILLRQRLGLADLEFRHELYNRLSYPFASVPGALIAIRLALRKNRSGHVAISIAEALGVTLVMFSLWTAFRAIGISGGLPPAPAAMAPLVILIAVGSVAGIPEFLLTRRRVPTTLV, translated from the coding sequence TTGAGGAAGCCGTCGATCTTCGACTGGTATTTCGGGAGCACCTTCGCGAAGACGGCGGTGGCCACCCTCTCCGGCGTGCTCGCCGTGGTGCTGGTGGTGGACTTTGCCGACAGGGCCTACTCGTTCACGGGCGAGGGCTGGCTGCTGAACGTCATTCGCCTCTACGTGAATCTGGCCGCGGACTTCGGCTACCAGGTGACGCCGGGCGCCCTCGTCCTCGCCGCCGGGCTCACCACCAGCGCGGTCCGCGTGCAGGGTGAGCTCACCGCCTACTACTCGCTGGGAAACCGGCCCGGACGGATGATCGCGTCCATCCTCACGAGCTGCGCGCTGATCGTCACCGGCATCGTCCTCGTCAACGAGTGGGTGGTCGTGGGCGCCGCCAGCCGCGCGGAGGAGATGAAGCGCAACTTCGGCCGAAAGCCTGGCGATTTCCGCGCCTACCTCGAGCAGCAGCGGTGGTTCCGCAGCGGGTCGTGGGTCTACAACCTCCGCCAGGCGTCCGACTCGGGTTTCGAGGGGGTGAGCCTCTATCGCCTGGATCCGGACTTTCGTCTGGTTCAGCGGATCGACGCCGGGACCATGGAGTGGGATCCCGCCGGTCGCTGGCGGCTCTCCGACGTGACGGTCTCCGACTTCGACCAGGGGGAGCGGTCCCACGCGGAGCGGCTCCCGACCCTCGAGCTGGAGCTCCCCGAGGGCCTCGGCGACCTCCGGATCAAGACGGGCAAGCCGCGGCAGATGAGCCTCGTGCAGCTCTACCACCAGATCTTGCTCCGGCAACGGCTGGGCCTGGCCGACCTCGAGTTTCGGCACGAGCTCTACAACCGGCTGTCGTATCCCTTCGCGTCGGTGCCTGGGGCGCTGATCGCGATCCGCCTGGCGCTCCGGAAGAACCGCAGCGGACATGTGGCGATCTCGATCGCGGAGGCGCTGGGGGTCACGCTGGTGATGTTCTCCTTGTGGACGGCGTTCCGGGCCATCGGGATTTCGGGAGGGCTTCCGCCGGCACCGGCGGCGATGGCGCCCCTCGTCATCCTGATCGCGGTGGGCTCGGTGGCCGGGATCCCCGAGTTCCTGCTCACCCGTCGACGAGTGCCCACGACCCTGGTTTGA
- a CDS encoding LptF/LptG family permease — MRGGSRTSSPVWRPPSRRRTGSSRRSSSLRRILHLYLLREVVPPFFGALLFFTQLFFVARMISAADAIFGSAVDLGDVVGVLVYLVPSLLSFAMPVAFLLGVLIGLGRLADDRELVALEATGHGNGMLLVTPVALGVFLTAVMLVITTWASPVSLKRAQGLMADLIRRNLANGVQPGVFYEDLSNLTVFAADVDKKTGALGNVLVEDARESGSPILVLARKGRIQAKDPSGAMVLHLEDGDLHRGQPKGGGYAVGTFAKAEVAVNMDREIWRKNSLDRRMENQTPADLKANYDYYMEKGEPELDYLVEFHRRFAHPFVMLSLSLVGVAVAGSATGKRKSGKALAISWTVAFLVGYFVIGKITATFGNRGDMPAWLAAWAPVLLMGAMGVGMLVWRRQRGGAA, encoded by the coding sequence TTGCGCGGAGGCTCGAGGACTTCGTCGCCGGTATGGCGGCCGCCGTCGAGGAGAAGGACAGGAAGCTCCAGGAGAAGCTCTAGCCTGAGACGGATCCTCCATCTCTATCTGCTGCGTGAGGTGGTGCCGCCGTTCTTCGGCGCGCTCCTCTTCTTCACGCAGCTCTTCTTCGTCGCCCGGATGATCTCGGCGGCCGATGCGATCTTTGGCTCGGCCGTCGACCTGGGCGACGTCGTCGGGGTGCTGGTCTACCTGGTGCCCTCGCTGCTCAGCTTCGCGATGCCGGTCGCCTTCCTCCTCGGGGTCCTCATCGGGCTCGGGAGGCTCGCCGACGACCGCGAGCTCGTCGCCCTCGAGGCGACCGGTCACGGGAACGGGATGCTCCTGGTCACGCCGGTCGCTCTGGGGGTGTTCCTCACCGCCGTCATGCTCGTGATCACGACCTGGGCGTCGCCGGTGAGCCTGAAGCGCGCCCAGGGGCTGATGGCCGACCTCATCCGGCGGAACCTCGCCAACGGCGTGCAGCCCGGGGTCTTCTACGAGGACCTCTCGAACCTCACGGTCTTCGCCGCCGACGTGGACAAGAAGACCGGCGCCCTGGGGAACGTGCTGGTGGAGGACGCCCGGGAGTCGGGCTCGCCGATCCTGGTGCTGGCGCGCAAGGGGCGGATCCAGGCCAAGGACCCGTCCGGGGCGATGGTGCTGCACCTCGAGGACGGCGATCTCCACCGGGGACAGCCCAAGGGCGGCGGTTACGCCGTGGGCACCTTCGCCAAGGCCGAGGTCGCGGTGAACATGGACCGCGAGATCTGGCGGAAGAACAGCCTCGATCGCCGGATGGAGAACCAGACGCCGGCGGATCTGAAGGCGAACTACGACTACTACATGGAGAAGGGCGAGCCGGAGCTGGACTACCTCGTCGAGTTCCATCGGCGCTTCGCCCATCCCTTCGTGATGCTCTCGCTCTCGCTGGTCGGCGTTGCCGTCGCCGGTTCGGCGACCGGAAAGCGCAAGAGCGGCAAGGCCCTGGCCATCTCCTGGACCGTCGCGTTCCTGGTCGGATACTTCGTGATCGGCAAGATCACCGCCACCTTCGGCAACCGGGGCGATATGCCGGCGTGGCTGGCCGCGTGGGCGCCGGTCCTGCTGATGGGCGCGATGGGGGTGGGGATGCTCGTCTGGCGGCGTCAGCGGGGAGGTGCGGCTTGA
- the purE gene encoding 5-(carboxyamino)imidazole ribonucleotide mutase has translation MSEKNPRVLILMGSDSDWTEMSGARDALAELGIACDVRVSSAHRTPERTHKLVHEAPGRGIEVIICGAGAAAHLAGVVAASTILPVIGVPLAGGSTLSGMDALLATAQMPGGVPVATVAIGKAGAKNAGYLAARIMALHDKELARRLEDFVAGMAAAVEEKDRKLQEKL, from the coding sequence ATGAGCGAGAAGAATCCCCGCGTGTTGATCCTGATGGGCTCGGACTCCGACTGGACCGAGATGTCCGGGGCGCGCGACGCGCTTGCCGAGCTCGGGATCGCCTGCGACGTGCGGGTCTCGTCGGCCCACCGGACCCCGGAGCGCACCCACAAGCTCGTCCACGAGGCCCCCGGCCGCGGGATCGAGGTGATCATCTGTGGCGCCGGCGCCGCGGCGCACCTCGCCGGCGTGGTCGCCGCGTCGACGATCCTCCCCGTGATCGGCGTGCCCCTGGCCGGCGGCTCGACGCTCTCCGGCATGGACGCGCTGCTCGCGACCGCCCAGATGCCGGGCGGCGTCCCCGTCGCGACGGTTGCGATCGGCAAGGCGGGCGCCAAGAATGCGGGTTACCTGGCCGCCAGGATCATGGCCCTCCACGACAAGGAGCTTGCGCGGAGGCTCGAGGACTTCGTCGCCGGTATGGCGGCCGCCGTCGAGGAGAAGGACAGGAAGCTCCAGGAGAAGCTCTAG
- the purD gene encoding phosphoribosylamine--glycine ligase — protein MKVLVVGGGGREHALCWKLVQSPALSRLIAAPGNPGIAGLPKTELAAVAAEDVAGLVALARSEGVDLVVVGPEKPLSLGLADALALEGIPCFGPSKAAAEVEASKAFAKGLMERAGIPTAAFGVFEDPDAAKVFAAGMGGKVAVKADGLAAGKGVVVCDSPEESAAAIDEMMVDRAFGAAGARVVIEEKLEGEEASLIALVDGERYVLLDAAQDHKRIFDGDQGPNTGGMGAYSPTPAVDDAILARVREEVIGPAVRQLAKEGRPFRGALYAGLMLTAKGPKVIEFNARLGDPETQPILFRLESDLLEVLLAAAKGDLSGIELRFSPEIALTVVMAAAGYPGTVRTGDPISGLEEAGEGAFVFHAGTTAKGGEIVTAGGRVLGVTAKAPSVAEARARVYEACSKIDFAGAQFRRDIGKRALGR, from the coding sequence ATGAAGGTCCTGGTCGTCGGAGGCGGCGGGCGCGAGCACGCGCTGTGTTGGAAGCTGGTACAGAGCCCGGCGCTCTCGAGGCTGATCGCCGCGCCCGGGAACCCCGGGATCGCGGGGCTCCCGAAGACGGAGCTCGCCGCAGTCGCCGCAGAGGACGTGGCGGGCCTCGTCGCCCTGGCCCGGAGCGAGGGCGTCGACCTGGTGGTGGTCGGACCGGAGAAGCCGCTCTCGCTCGGCCTCGCAGACGCCCTCGCGCTCGAAGGGATCCCCTGCTTCGGCCCGTCGAAGGCCGCCGCGGAGGTCGAGGCGTCCAAGGCCTTCGCGAAGGGGCTGATGGAGCGGGCGGGGATCCCCACCGCCGCGTTCGGCGTATTCGAGGACCCCGATGCCGCCAAGGTCTTCGCCGCCGGGATGGGCGGCAAGGTGGCGGTGAAGGCGGACGGCCTCGCCGCCGGCAAGGGCGTGGTGGTCTGCGACTCCCCCGAGGAGTCCGCCGCGGCCATCGACGAGATGATGGTCGACCGGGCCTTCGGCGCCGCCGGCGCCCGGGTGGTGATCGAGGAGAAGCTCGAAGGCGAGGAGGCGAGCCTCATCGCCCTGGTGGACGGCGAGCGCTATGTGCTCCTCGACGCGGCCCAGGATCACAAGCGGATCTTCGACGGGGACCAGGGGCCGAACACCGGCGGGATGGGCGCGTACTCGCCGACGCCTGCCGTGGACGACGCGATCCTCGCCCGGGTTCGGGAGGAGGTCATCGGCCCGGCCGTGCGGCAGCTCGCGAAGGAAGGGCGTCCGTTCCGCGGCGCGCTCTACGCCGGGCTGATGCTCACCGCGAAGGGCCCGAAGGTCATCGAGTTCAACGCCCGCCTCGGCGATCCCGAGACCCAGCCGATCCTGTTTCGCCTGGAGAGCGATCTCCTCGAGGTCCTCCTCGCTGCGGCGAAGGGCGATCTGAGCGGGATCGAGCTTCGCTTCTCGCCGGAGATCGCCCTCACCGTGGTGATGGCGGCGGCGGGCTATCCCGGCACGGTCCGCACCGGCGATCCCATCTCGGGCCTCGAGGAGGCAGGGGAGGGGGCGTTCGTCTTCCACGCCGGCACCACGGCGAAGGGCGGCGAGATCGTCACGGCCGGGGGCAGGGTCCTCGGGGTGACGGCCAAGGCCCCGTCTGTCGCAGAAGCCCGTGCGCGGGTGTACGAAGCCTGCTCGAAGATCGACTTCGCCGGAGCCCAGTTCCGGCGGGACATCGGGAAGCGGGCCCTGGGGCGCTAA
- the purH gene encoding bifunctional phosphoribosylaminoimidazolecarboxamide formyltransferase/IMP cyclohydrolase, with product MAGSRRALLSVSDKSNLVPFAKGLSSLGFELISTGGTAKALKDAGLPVIPVAEVTGAPEILGGRVKTLHPKIHGGILARLELESDRAELEAQGITPIELVVVNLYPFRETVAKGAPFAACVEEIDIGGPAMIRASAKNSAHVGVVVDPSDYDGVLGELQDEGKLSPNTRRSLMRKAFAHTAAYDAAISEYLGGLPAEEDAPAPAFSSFVGAIGVGGRVLRYGENPHQGGAFYRVEPAPKEPSIAWAEVLGGKELSYNNLLDLESALACVKEFDEPACVIIKHNNPCGVATAADPAEAFDRAREIDPVSAFGGIVALNRPVDRKAAEALKAIFLECVIAPSYDDEARAVLAEKKNLRLLADPLLGQPRSSWIRSGKELRSMVGGLLVQDRDLGEVSEAGLKLVTKRAPTADEVRAALFAWKVCKHVKSNAIVFGAPDRMLTAGAGQTSRVDSVKIARMKSRFPLQGSSVASDAFFPFRDGLDEIADAGATCVIQPGGSVKDAEIIAAADERGISMLLTGMRHFRH from the coding sequence ATGGCCGGCTCGAGGCGAGCGCTCCTCTCCGTTTCCGACAAGTCGAACCTCGTTCCCTTCGCGAAGGGCCTCTCCTCCCTCGGCTTCGAGCTGATCTCGACCGGCGGAACGGCCAAGGCGCTGAAGGACGCGGGCCTCCCGGTGATCCCGGTGGCCGAGGTGACGGGCGCCCCCGAGATCCTGGGCGGCCGGGTGAAGACGCTCCACCCGAAGATCCACGGCGGAATCCTCGCTCGGCTCGAGCTCGAGAGTGACCGGGCGGAGCTCGAGGCACAGGGGATCACGCCGATCGAGCTCGTGGTGGTGAACCTCTATCCCTTCCGCGAGACGGTGGCGAAGGGCGCTCCCTTCGCCGCGTGCGTGGAGGAGATCGACATCGGCGGACCCGCGATGATCCGGGCGTCGGCGAAGAACTCCGCCCACGTGGGCGTGGTCGTGGATCCCTCCGACTACGACGGCGTGCTCGGTGAGCTCCAGGACGAGGGCAAGCTCTCGCCCAACACCCGGCGGTCGCTGATGCGAAAGGCCTTCGCCCATACGGCGGCGTACGACGCGGCGATCTCCGAGTACCTCGGCGGCCTGCCGGCCGAGGAAGACGCGCCCGCGCCGGCCTTCTCCTCCTTCGTGGGGGCGATCGGCGTCGGGGGCCGGGTGCTGCGCTACGGCGAGAACCCGCACCAGGGCGGCGCCTTCTACCGTGTGGAGCCCGCGCCGAAGGAGCCCTCGATCGCCTGGGCCGAGGTCCTCGGCGGCAAGGAGCTCTCCTACAACAACCTGCTCGATCTCGAGTCGGCCCTCGCCTGTGTGAAGGAGTTCGACGAGCCGGCTTGTGTGATCATCAAGCACAATAATCCCTGCGGCGTGGCCACCGCCGCCGACCCGGCCGAGGCCTTCGATCGCGCCCGAGAGATCGATCCGGTCTCCGCCTTCGGCGGCATCGTGGCGCTGAACCGCCCGGTGGATCGCAAGGCCGCCGAGGCGCTCAAGGCGATCTTCCTCGAGTGCGTGATCGCGCCGTCGTACGACGACGAGGCGCGGGCCGTCCTCGCGGAGAAGAAGAACCTCCGCCTCCTCGCGGATCCCCTCCTGGGCCAGCCGCGCTCCTCCTGGATCCGCTCCGGCAAGGAGCTCCGCTCGATGGTCGGCGGGCTCCTCGTGCAGGATCGCGACCTCGGCGAGGTCTCCGAGGCGGGCCTGAAGCTCGTCACCAAGCGCGCGCCGACTGCGGACGAGGTCCGGGCCGCGCTCTTCGCTTGGAAGGTCTGCAAGCACGTGAAGAGCAACGCCATCGTCTTCGGCGCGCCGGATCGGATGCTCACCGCGGGTGCCGGCCAGACCTCCCGCGTGGACTCCGTGAAGATCGCCCGGATGAAGAGCCGCTTCCCCCTCCAGGGCAGCTCGGTCGCGTCGGACGCCTTCTTCCCGTTCCGCGACGGCCTCGACGAGATCGCCGACGCAGGCGCGACCTGCGTGATCCAGCCCGGTGGCTCGGTGAAGGACGCGGAGATCATCGCGGCCGCCGACGAGCGGGGCATCTCGATGCTGCTCACCGGCATGCGCCACTTCCGCCACTAA
- a CDS encoding sigma factor-like helix-turn-helix DNA-binding protein, with protein sequence MSKLEEKIPAEAGPGVAVESAVRSRSKTMSRKEMARDLRKRREAGLLDPEESALDDDRPRSRADCADAPRPCLFVSCKHHLYLDVNPETGSVKLNFPDKEVWELEETCALDVADRGGITLEEVGVIMNLTRERIRQVESRGLHKLRVVAGDDFD encoded by the coding sequence ATGAGCAAGCTAGAAGAGAAGATCCCGGCAGAGGCCGGCCCGGGGGTCGCCGTAGAATCGGCGGTCCGAAGTCGCTCGAAGACGATGTCCCGTAAGGAGATGGCCCGGGACCTGCGAAAGCGGCGCGAAGCCGGCCTCCTCGATCCCGAGGAGTCGGCCCTCGACGACGATCGCCCGCGCTCCCGCGCGGACTGCGCGGACGCCCCGAGGCCCTGCCTCTTCGTCTCGTGCAAGCACCACCTCTATCTGGACGTCAACCCCGAGACCGGTTCCGTGAAGCTGAACTTCCCGGACAAGGAGGTCTGGGAACTCGAGGAGACTTGCGCCCTCGACGTGGCCGATCGGGGCGGGATCACGCTCGAGGAGGTCGGGGTGATCATGAACCTGACCCGGGAGCGGATCCGCCAGGTGGAGAGCCGGGGCCTCCACAAGCTCCGCGTCGTCGCCGGCGACGACTTCGACTGA